One window of Bacillus sp. THAF10 genomic DNA carries:
- a CDS encoding DUF58 domain-containing protein, with protein MDPNMRDYYYDSMVRRVKERLGDRSTGLYENGEWKGWHQKINITKQHKMASAVLFMLLSSALYVGSTLMIFLLFSIFAYMWANYLYLMFVGRDLEMKVVEEKIKLFDEEQGVLRLQISHRSHLPIFFGKLRVGTDKNLLFHGGEKLLHINQMYMPFQQIGRSVWEVELPFTATKRGVAQLQLFDLEIESFFGWGKVYQQTRGRLKFEVIVYPKSQTVQGLERILPKKQGEHPVRTSLFEEKSRVIGTRDYVNGDSFGQIHWKATARMNTLQSKVYERTSQLSWLFIIDIHTSNFEEKLRGAAFLLHYATKHNIAYSVLVNIKKFGNPSYVELNVGEGKQQLHSALLLLARMKQESVMIPPSMFAKVVHQHATAFPYAIVCADEGVYERWKLPGTMEGFALNVIDETTGSSNLVKLGASNLLKLPDKEKQRIVG; from the coding sequence GTGGATCCAAATATGCGGGATTATTATTATGATTCCATGGTACGAAGGGTAAAGGAAAGGTTAGGAGATAGAAGTACGGGCTTGTATGAAAATGGGGAATGGAAGGGCTGGCATCAAAAAATAAATATAACCAAGCAGCACAAAATGGCGTCAGCGGTTTTGTTTATGTTACTTTCATCGGCTCTCTATGTTGGATCTACGTTGATGATATTCCTCCTGTTTTCGATTTTTGCTTACATGTGGGCTAACTATCTCTATTTAATGTTTGTTGGACGGGATTTGGAAATGAAGGTGGTAGAAGAGAAAATAAAGCTGTTTGATGAAGAACAGGGAGTGCTTCGCCTGCAAATCAGTCATCGAAGTCATCTCCCGATTTTCTTTGGTAAACTGCGCGTGGGAACAGACAAGAACCTGTTGTTTCATGGCGGAGAAAAGCTGCTTCATATCAATCAGATGTATATGCCGTTTCAACAGATTGGCAGGAGTGTTTGGGAGGTGGAGCTACCCTTTACAGCAACAAAAAGAGGAGTAGCGCAGTTGCAGCTATTTGACCTAGAGATTGAATCGTTTTTTGGCTGGGGAAAGGTGTACCAGCAGACGAGGGGAAGGCTGAAGTTTGAGGTGATTGTGTATCCGAAAAGTCAAACGGTGCAAGGCTTAGAACGGATTCTTCCTAAAAAGCAAGGAGAACACCCAGTAAGAACGTCTCTTTTTGAAGAAAAAAGCAGGGTGATTGGCACAAGAGATTATGTGAACGGGGATTCCTTTGGACAAATCCATTGGAAAGCAACTGCGAGAATGAACACCCTTCAATCCAAAGTTTACGAGCGAACGTCGCAGCTGTCCTGGTTATTTATCATCGACATTCATACAAGCAACTTTGAAGAAAAACTCCGCGGTGCCGCCTTCCTCCTCCATTATGCAACCAAACATAATATTGCCTACTCGGTGCTGGTTAATATTAAAAAGTTTGGCAATCCCTCTTACGTCGAATTAAATGTAGGGGAAGGAAAGCAACAGCTACATTCAGCATTATTATTGCTGGCAAGAATGAAACAAGAAAGTGTGATGATTCCTCCATCCATGTTTGCAAAAGTCGTACACCAGCACGCAACAGCTTTTCCTTATGCCATCGTGTGTGCCGATGAAGGGGTGTATGAGCGATGGAAGCTTCCAGGTACCATGGAAGGATTTGCTCTAAATGTGATAGACGAAACAACAGGTTCTAGTAATCTTGTCAAACTAGGTGCTAGTAATCTTTTGAAATTGCCGGATAAAGAAAAACAAAGAATTGTGGGGTGA